One part of the Vitis riparia cultivar Riparia Gloire de Montpellier isolate 1030 chromosome 6, EGFV_Vit.rip_1.0, whole genome shotgun sequence genome encodes these proteins:
- the LOC117916904 gene encoding uncharacterized protein LOC117916904 isoform X1 — MQVTAHYSLPKPLCCSASLSPSFFINSKTSLLPSHSLNFIYCKSLSTQLYGLRIKARQRRKVSPVFASTENNVERWLLEPIGDGDTRHIGFKVARPGAYEIASSVVTVGRLPDKADLVIPVATVSGLHARIQKKEGGLIVTDLDSTNGTFIDDKKLSPGVAAPVSPGSCITFGDIHLAIFRVSKLENAEVTKESEDSPVKPEADSPTEG, encoded by the exons atgcaagtgACTGCCCACTACTCTCTTCCAAAGCCTCTATGCTGCTCAGCATCTCTGTCTCcttctttctttattaattCTAAAACTTCTCTTCTCCCCTCtcattctcttaattttatttactgtAAGAGCCTCTCCACACAGCTATATGGTCTTAGAATCAAAGCTAGGCAGCGGAGGAAGGTTTCTCCTGTATTTGCCTCAACAGAGAATAATGTAGAACGATGGCTTCTTGAACCTATAG GTGATGGAGACACTAGGCACATAGGATTTAAAGTTGCAAGGCCAGGTGCATACGAAATAGCTTCT AGTGTGGTGACTGTTGGGCGTCTTCCAGATAAAGCCGACTTGGTAATTCCAGTTGCAACAG TATCCGGTTTGCATGCCCGCATTCAGAAGAAAGAGGGGGGCCTTATAGTAACAGACTTGGACAGCACAAATGGAACATTTATTGATGACAAGAAGCTCAGCCCTGGTGTTGCTGCCCCTGTATCACCAGGAAGTTGTATTACATTTG GGGATATTCATCTGGCAATATTCCGCGTTTCAAAACTTGAGAATGCAGAAGTTACAAAGGAATCAGAAGACTCTCCAGTTAAACCAGAGGCTGACAGTCCAACCGAAGGCTAA
- the LOC117916904 gene encoding uncharacterized protein LOC117916904 isoform X2: MQVTAHYSLPKPLCCSASLSPSFFINSKTSLLPSHSLNFIYCKSLSTQLYGLRIKARQRRKVSPVFASTENNVERWLLEPIGDGDTRHIGFKVARPGAYEIASSVVTVGRLPDKADLVIPVATVSGLHARIQKKEGGLIVTDLDSTNGTFIDDKKLSPGVAAPVSPGSCITFVV, translated from the exons atgcaagtgACTGCCCACTACTCTCTTCCAAAGCCTCTATGCTGCTCAGCATCTCTGTCTCcttctttctttattaattCTAAAACTTCTCTTCTCCCCTCtcattctcttaattttatttactgtAAGAGCCTCTCCACACAGCTATATGGTCTTAGAATCAAAGCTAGGCAGCGGAGGAAGGTTTCTCCTGTATTTGCCTCAACAGAGAATAATGTAGAACGATGGCTTCTTGAACCTATAG GTGATGGAGACACTAGGCACATAGGATTTAAAGTTGCAAGGCCAGGTGCATACGAAATAGCTTCT AGTGTGGTGACTGTTGGGCGTCTTCCAGATAAAGCCGACTTGGTAATTCCAGTTGCAACAG TATCCGGTTTGCATGCCCGCATTCAGAAGAAAGAGGGGGGCCTTATAGTAACAGACTTGGACAGCACAAATGGAACATTTATTGATGACAAGAAGCTCAGCCCTGGTGTTGCTGCCCCTGTATCACCAGGAAGTTGTATTACATTTG TAGTATGA
- the LOC117916954 gene encoding disease resistance protein At4g27190-like, translating to MELVASLLGSVVADAGKHLCDCICSKASNSLRFQAGFNDLEEEMKLLIDLRSKVENESAWTPQVSEWLKEVEELECEVNSMQEGIAASNERSGRGCLNCSLHNKELVQRLKKVQRLRKVGTSISMVAAHRLARRVEHIPGPSIECQATATQSLAKIMSLLNDDGVGRIGVWGMGGVGKTTLVKNLNNKLRDASSTQSFGIVIWITVSKEMDLKRIQVQIAQRLNMAVDMDETTERMAIKLFHRLKKENKFLLIFDDVWKGIHLDSLGVPQPEDHVGCKIVLTTRSLDVCRVMRTDVDVRVDVLNDSEAWNLFCQNVGDVASLQHIKPLAEAVAKECGGLPLAIIVMGTSMRGKTMVELWEDALNELQQSLPCNIQGIEDEVYKPLKWSYDLLQGKNIKSCFLYCSLFPEDFSIEISELVQCWLAEGLLGSQQNYRDAQNRALALIENLKNCCLLEPGDSTGTVKMHDVVRDVAIWISSSLSDGCKFLVRSGIRLTEIPMVELSNSLKRVSFMNNVITELPAGGIECLEASTLFLQGNQTLVMIPEGFLVGFQQLRVLNLCGTQIQRLPSSLLHLSELRALLLKNCTCLEELPPLGGLSQLQLLDCDSTAIKELPQGMEQLSNLRELNLSRTKQLKTFRAGVVSRLPALEVLNMTDTEYKWGVMGNVEEGEASFDELGSLRQLTYLHINLKGITPPTFEYDAWISRLKSFKILVGSTTHFIFQEREFNKTHVIICDVDLSGQCIGWLLPNSSSLLLGFCSGQKQMLENLVLNNVSFACLTKLTITNSDCCLRPENGSVAQNDLLPSLEELYLRHLTHLENVSDLVSHLRLRLSKLKVMEVLSCPRLKYLLSFDGVVDITLENLEDIRLSDCVDLGDLFVYDSGQLNSVQGPVVPNLQRIYLRKLPTLKALSKEEESWPSIEELTVNDCDHLKRLPLNRQSVNSIKKIRGELEWWRQLEWGDEEIRSSLQPFFLECTFGKQTPR from the coding sequence ATGGAATTAGTGGCTTCACTGTTGGGTTCAGTGGTAGCAGACGCTGGCAAACATCTATGTGATTGCATATGTTCTAAAGCTAGTAATTCTCTCAGATTTCAAGCAGGTTTCAATGATCTGGAAGAAGAGATGAAACTTTTAATAGatctgagaagcaaagtggaGAATGAGTCAGCTTGGACCCCCCAAGTAAGtgagtggctcaaggaggttgaagAACTGGAGTGTGAAGTGAATTCTATGCAAGAAGGTATAGCAGCCAGCAACGAGAGATCCGGCAGAGGTTGCTTAAATTGCAGCCTGCATAACAAAGAACTGGTACAAAGGCTGAAGAAGGTGCAAAGACTTCGCAAAGTGGGCACCAGCATCAGCATGGTGGCTGCTCATCGTCTAGCCAGAAGAGTGGAGCATATTCCAGGGCCATCAATTGAGTGTCAAGCAACAGCAACACAAAGTTTAGCTAAAATCATGAGTCTTCTGAATGATGATGGAGTTGGGAGAATCGGTGTTTGGGGCATGGGCGGAGTAGGCAAAACTACTCTGGTAAAGAACCTGAACAACAAGCTCCGGGACGCTTCTTCAACACAATCTTTTGGCATTGTGATATGGATTACAGTATCCAAGGAAATGGACTTGAAAAGAATCCAAGTACAAATTGCTCAGAGATTGAATATGGCTGTGGATATGGATGAAACCACTGAGAGGATGGCTATTAAATTGTTTCACAGACTGAAGAAGGAAAATAAGTTTCTCCTCATTTTTGATGACGTGTGGAAGGGAATTCATTTAGACTCCTTGGGTGTGCCCCAGCCTGAAGATCATGTGGGTTGCAAGATCGTATTAACGACTCGATCTTTGGATGTTTGTAGGGTGATGAGGACTGATGTGGATGTCAGAGTGGATGTTCTAAATGACAGTGAAGCTTGGAATTTGTTTTGTCAAAACGTGGGGGATGTAGCCTCCTTACAACATATTAAACCATTAGCAGAGGCAGTTGCTAAAGAATGTGGAGGATTGCCCTTGGCGATAATCGTCATGGGGACGTCTATGAGGGGAAAGACAATGGTGGAGCTTTGGGAGGATGCCTTGAATGAGCTGCAACAATCACTGCCCTGTAATATCCAAGGGATAGAGGATGAGGTCTATAAGCCCTTAAAGTGGAGCTATGATTTATTACAAGGTAAGAATATCAAGTCATGTTTCCTgtattgttctttatttcctGAGGATTTCTCCATTGAAATAAGTGAACTAGTACAATGCTGGCTGGCCGAAGGTCTCTTAGGTTCACAGCAAAACTATAGGGATGCACAGAATAGGGCACTTGCTTTGATTGAAAATCTAAAGAATTGTTGCTTGTTGGAACCTGGTGACTCTACTGGCACTGTGAAAATGCATGATGTAGTCCGCGATGTTGCCATATGGATTTCTTCCTCTCTGAGCGATGGATGTAAATTCCTAGTTCGATCAGGGATTAGATTGACTGAGATTCCCATGGTTGAATTGTCGAATTCTCTCAAGAGAGTTTCATTCATGAATAATGTGATAACAGAGCTACCAGCTGGTGGGATAGAGTGCCTAGAGGCATCAACTTTATTTCTACAAGGTAATCAGACCCTTGTGATGATTCCTGAGGGATTCCTGGTTGGATTTCAACAACTCAGAGTTTTGAATCTGTGTGGAACTCAGATCCAGAGATTGCCTTCTTCCCTTCTCCATCTTAGTGAGCTACGCGCTCTCCTCTTAAAGAATTGCACTTGTCTTGAAGAATTGCCTCCACTAGGGGGGCTTAGTCAACTGCAGTTGCTCGACTGTGATTCCACTGCTATCAAGGAATTGCCTCAAGGGATGGAGCAATTGAGCAACTTGAGGGAGCTGAACCTGTCACGCACTAAGCAGTTGAAAACATTTCGAGCTGGAGTAGTATCTAGGCTGCCTGCTTTAGAGGTTCTCAACATGACAGATACCGAATACAAATGGGGAGTGATGGGAAATGTAGAAGAGGGAGAAGCATCTTTTGATGAGCTAGGAAGTCTCAGGCAATTAACATACTTACACATTAACTTGAAAGGCATTACACCCCCAACCTTCGAGTATGACGCGTGGATAAGCAGATTGAAAAGCTTCAAAATCCTTGTGGGCTCAACTACTCATTTCATATTCCAAGAACGAGAGTTCAATAAAACACATGTGATCATCTGTGATGTTGATCTCTCAGGACAATGTATTGGGTGGTTGTTGCCGAATTCAAGCTCCTTACTTTTGGGTTTCTGCAGTGGACAGAAGCAGATGCTTGAAAACTTAGTCTTAAATAATGTTTCCTTTGCTTGTTTGACAAAGCTTACTATTACCAATTCTGACTGCTGCTTAAGGCCAGAGAACGGTTCTGTTGCCCAAAATGACCTACTCCCAAGTCTGGAGGAGCTTTATCTTCGTCATCTCACACATCTAGAGAACGTCTCGGACTTAGTTTCTCATCTGAGACTAAGACTATCAAAGCTAAAAGTAATGGAGGTGCTGTCTTGTCCCAGATTAAAGTATCTTCTATCATTTGATGGTGTGGTTGATATAACCTTAGAAAACCTGGAAGATATCAGATTAAGTGACTGTGTTGATCTGGGTGATCTCTTTGTATACGATTCAGGGCAGCTGAACTCAGTTCAAGGACCTGTTGTTCCAAACCTACAGAGAATATACTTGCGTAAACTTCCCACATTGAAGGCTTTAAGCAAAGAAGAGGAGTCATGGCCGAGCATAGAGGAACTTACAGTGAATGACTGTGATCATCTCAAAAGGCTGCCCCTGAATCGCCAAAGTGTAAATAgcataaagaaaataagaggaGAACTGGAGTGGTGGAGGCAATTGGAGTGGGGTGATGAGGAAATTAGGTCAAGTCTGCAGCCTTTTTTCCTCGAATGTACTTTCGGAAAACAAACACCAAGATAG